In the Nicotiana tabacum cultivar K326 chromosome 16, ASM71507v2, whole genome shotgun sequence genome, one interval contains:
- the LOC107829699 gene encoding uncharacterized protein LOC107829699, giving the protein MQNPSSNSMFLENTNHGTLCNKSSTVDEMCRENHNQKIIKHYSLEPQLSSTLGHETSLEDFLISANVIKNGNRFDNQPLMEPKFHQQINDMIMPMPIQFYSDIDFENHQSMNVVNKKITNMAMTTTSNDSHLSGERKRTFTDEKMEKSIERRQRRMIKNRESAARSRAKKQVEK; this is encoded by the coding sequence ATGCAAAATCCATCTTCAAATTCCATGTTTCTTGAAAATACTAATCATGGTACATTGTGTAACAAGAGTAGTACTGTTGATGAAATGTGTAGAGAAAACCATAATCAAAAAATTATAAAGCATTACTCTCTTGAGCCACAACTGAGTAGTACTCTTGGTCATGAGACTAGTCTTGAGGATTTTTTGATAAGTGCTAATGTCATTAAAAATGGGAATAGGTTTGATAATCAGCCATTAATGGAGCCTAAATTCCATCAGCAGATCAATGATATGATCATGCCAATGCCTATCCAATTTTATTCAGATATTGATTTTGAGAATCATCAGTCTATGAATGTTGTTAATAAGAAGATAACAAATATGGCAATGACAACAACATCGAATGATAGTCATTTAAGTGGCGAAAGGAAGAGGACTTTCACGGATGAGAAGATGGAGAAAAGTATTGAAAGGAGGCAGAGAAGGATGATCAAGAATAGGGAATCAGCTGCTAGGTCAAGAGCAAAGAAACAGGTAGAGAAGTGA